From a single Nostoc sp. MS1 genomic region:
- a CDS encoding serine/threonine-protein kinase encodes MYGGFSDHQKHSQFLQQNSSPEFEKSDIVLNDRYRILKSLGQGGFGKTFLALDQKYQQNSESSDTKNNFCVIKQFLAPSQTSYHSHKAFELFQQESVRLAELGKHPQIPQLLNTFEQEGKQYLVQEWVDGQNLQQELAETGAFNEADIYQVLNELLPLLQFIHAHQVIHRDIKPANIIRRSQDHKLFLVDFGSAKYKRLNWETETIIGSAEYAAPEQVRGKAVFSSDLYSLGVTCLHLLTQMSPFDLYDCSENVWIWQSYLVEPISSSLEMILCKLVQPATKLRYQFAAEALLDLHSLSKYCDVVAKPSDNTEIDADFENPYFGLERKADLLASVSSFPDSSLSSVTIFDPKTKTWHYFPAITESSELTRKVAAFLAPRLAVVTPIQKEKAAKVGKKARYKLSRICQTMITAIAFTIACVAVVVESNSIPHNLQLNITRTFQQFMNMRQNEKTLP; translated from the coding sequence TCAATGACCGTTACCGTATCCTTAAGTCATTAGGACAAGGAGGCTTTGGTAAAACGTTTCTGGCTCTTGATCAAAAGTATCAACAAAATAGCGAATCCTCTGATACAAAAAATAACTTCTGTGTCATCAAACAATTTTTAGCGCCCTCTCAAACTTCCTACCATAGTCACAAAGCTTTTGAACTATTTCAACAAGAATCTGTCCGTTTAGCAGAACTCGGTAAACATCCCCAAATTCCCCAACTCCTAAATACTTTTGAGCAAGAAGGTAAACAGTATTTAGTCCAAGAATGGGTGGATGGACAAAATTTACAACAGGAATTAGCCGAGACTGGAGCATTTAATGAAGCAGACATTTACCAAGTATTAAATGAATTGTTACCTTTGTTGCAGTTTATTCATGCTCATCAGGTAATTCATCGAGATATTAAACCTGCTAATATTATTCGTCGCAGTCAAGACCACAAATTATTTTTAGTAGATTTCGGCTCTGCTAAATATAAACGGCTTAATTGGGAAACGGAAACTATAATTGGCAGTGCTGAATATGCTGCACCAGAACAGGTTCGAGGTAAAGCAGTATTTAGCAGCGACCTGTACAGTTTAGGTGTGACTTGCCTACATTTGCTTACTCAGATGTCGCCGTTTGATTTATATGATTGCAGTGAAAATGTTTGGATATGGCAATCATATTTAGTTGAGCCAATAAGTTCATCTTTAGAGATGATTCTCTGCAAATTGGTACAACCAGCAACTAAACTACGCTATCAATTTGCAGCAGAAGCGCTATTAGATTTGCATAGTTTATCAAAATATTGTGATGTTGTAGCTAAACCTTCTGACAACACCGAGATAGACGCAGACTTTGAAAATCCTTATTTTGGATTAGAGCGTAAAGCAGATTTACTTGCTAGTGTCTCATCTTTTCCCGATAGTTCTTTATCATCCGTCACTATTTTTGACCCAAAAACAAAAACTTGGCATTACTTTCCTGCAATAACTGAAAGTAGCGAACTGACGCGAAAGGTAGCAGCATTTTTAGCACCGCGTCTAGCTGTAGTTACACCTATACAAAAGGAAAAAGCGGCTAAGGTTGGTAAAAAAGCTAGATACAAACTGAGTAGGATTTGCCAAACAATGATCACAGCGATCGCTTTTACTATTGCTTGCGTAGCTGTAGTAGTTGAATCAAATTCAATTCCTCACAATTTGCAGCTAAATATCACAAGAACTTTTCAGCAATTTATGAACATGAGACAAAACGAAAAAACACTTCCTTAA